A stretch of Heptranchias perlo isolate sHepPer1 unplaced genomic scaffold, sHepPer1.hap1 HAP1_SCAFFOLD_90, whole genome shotgun sequence DNA encodes these proteins:
- the LOC137319828 gene encoding probable G-protein coupled receptor 139, with translation MASSTTRMRDSAAFEIEETSTDNGYEVTISKTKCWKYSSVPVGASPPALTGINGSAEGERMNLTLRIFCALLDRQTIYYPILAVFAVPVNLLTIVILSRGKCGLSKCVTRSLVAMAAADLLVVIIDLILKKIPTLYDVWIVVVYYVKVCNFHAVLLYAATDCSVWFTVAFTFDRYVAVSCQKLKTKYCTDRTAAVVLGTVTVLSCLKNTFWYFMFTGRYNPFNLPFLCDTSEAYGSSRVFAAIEFLHHILTPFVPCVLILLLNAFTVRHISVASRVRRRLRGQTIGENASDPEMESRRKSIILLYLISANFILFWAVFLVYSVWRGVWYLGLGSIPPYNFVQELGFMLQLLSCCTNTCIYAVTQNKFREQFKNMMKYPFTLIVKFSN, from the exons ATGGCGTCAAGCACAACGCGCATGCGCGATTCGGCCGCATTCGAAATCGAGGAAACATCCACTGACAACGGATACGAAGTGACGATCAGCAAgacaaaatgttggaaatactcatcag TGccagtgggagcatcacctccgGCACTAACAGGAATCAACGGCTCGGCAGAGGGTGAAAGGATGAATTTGACTTTGCGAATATTTTGCGCTCTTTTGGATAGACAAACGATTTACTATCCGATCCTCGCTGTGTTTGCTGTTCCGG ttaacttactgaccattgtgatcctgtctcggggaaagtgcggactctccaaatgtgtcactcgctccctggtggcgatggcagcggcggatctactggtcgtgaTCATCGATCTGATACTGAAGAAAATTCCGACACTTTATGATGTTTGGATAGTTGTAGTGTATTATGTCAAAGTGTGTAAtttccacgccgtcctgctttatgcagccacagactgttctgtctggttcaccgtcgctttcacctttgatcgatatgTGGCTGTtagttgccagaagctgaaaactaaatattgcacggacagaacggcggctgtggttctcggaacagtgaccgtgctgagctgtttgaagaacactttctggtactttatgtttaCAGGGCGATATAATCCTTTTAATTTGCCGTTTTTATGCGATACATCAGAAGCTTATGGTTCGTCACGTGTCTTTGCAGCAATCGAATTCCTTCATCATATTCTCACCCCTTTTGTCCCatgtgttctgattctgctgctcaatgctttcactGTCAGACACATTTCAGTGGCCagcagagtccgcaggagactccggggtcagACCATAGGAGAGAatgccagtgacccagagatggagagccgaAGGAAATCTATAATTTTACTGTACCTTATCTCGGCGAATTTCATACTATTTTGGGCGGTGTTTCTGGTGTATTCTGTATGGAGAGGAGTGTGGTATTTGGGGCTTGGTTCTATACCTCCATATAATTTTGTACAAGAACTGGGGTTCATGcttcagctcctgagttgctgcacaaatacttgtatttatgctgtgacacaGAACAAATTCAGAGAACAGTTCAAGAATATGATGAAATATCCGTTCACTCTCATTGTAAAATTCAGTAACTGA